The Zerene cesonia ecotype Mississippi chromosome 4, Zerene_cesonia_1.1, whole genome shotgun sequence sequence CCAATATGTCACGTACCAATTACTCATAACGCAGAATCCAAGTAGCCAGTTTCGCATACTATTTACCAAGGTATTACGTTACAAATAAACGCTCTCACGTTAATGtagttgtaatatttttacatttaagcTTCTAGAGCTTACAGTAATGCACCTGTGACTTACCTAAAAGCTCACACCGCGAATATTTCgtgtaaactttatttttaatggcaCCACGTTAGCCTAATGGAAGACAAGGCGACCTATATTTTATGAGACAATTTTCACGGATGTTAAAGTTAGGCATGGCAGCTTTTAGACGTTATGACACAATTTGCTTAAGTCTGTCAAGTGTTTAAGGATCGGAGTGTCGGGGATGGCATTGACGgcttaattttatcataaacagATTCTGCTCAAACATTTATCTTTATGGCAGTCGTTTTGCTCCACTCTGACACAAACGCTTTTCATATTAGCgatgctttattattttttatctatatcacTGTGCTATCAAAATTGGAAGTCTGGAATATCTGATATATAAGCCTTTGATCGGTTagacttatttaaatacgttttgtTCTGAttgtaataacttatttattatcattcaatCATGAAACTTTCTAAATTGAATGTAGAtgataatatactttttgaattaaattatagtatagaaatagaaaataaacaataattacttataagaTATTATCTATAGTGCAAAAAATCCTGTATTCAATACTGATTCAATTCATTCAATCATTTACGTCACTTCACTATCTCTATCATTCATTTACGTCTCCTCAGTTTCGTTCTCTGCGCTTCAATCGCAAGGGAAGCTATATGCAGAACAATATAACGatcttaaaaatcatttaaacaatattcatcaaaaatgaaatattactaTAGTATTTTGGAGGAAATACTAAGctttaaatcaaacaaactttcttCATGCTTTACaacatgttttgtttataaacctATCCTCTTAATTGTGATTAATGCcacacacatatattttattaattttcacatGATTTATCAGAGCATCCAAATAATGCATGCATGTATGTGAGCACCTAATGTAATCGATTTTAGTACCAATATCCAATTTATTGAGACAAAAAACGTATGTATTAGTTAATACATCTTAAGATTAACAAATCAATTACGTGCTGCCAAAGTGattgaataaacatacattgtCATAACTGATGTCCGATAATTCTTATTAGGCACTTTATCAACATTAACGAGGATGATGTTATTAAtgccataaatattttcgCATAAGGGTATTTACTGGTTAATGGGAATAAGCATTATCACTTGTAAAGGACGCTTTATagtattgtgatatttttgtgttaagggtttattatataagactgGTTGAAATACATACGAAATTATACAACTGATGAAGATTGATTATTGGTACCTCGGCAGAGTTTTCAAAGCAAAATTAATCTCATATATTTCAGTGAGAAACAACAACGTAGAGAGTATttacttgtgtttgattttacgcgagtattttacatttaaataaaagacttttacacggggagactccccgtgaccacgcacGTTGAGAGTATATATAAGATCTAGTAATAATCAACCAaccattgtaataaataagagTCACAACATCAATATTAAACCATGAATTGCAAAATAGTACTATGAAAGGGATATATTCATTTCTCATACAGATCCTAGTCCTGTCTTCgtgtttgtttataacttGCCAGCTGTCATTCGCGATACAGTCTGAGTACTTTGTTTAGTTTGGCCCTACTGCCCGGGACCAAACAATCTCGCTAACCTCACAAACTTTGATAGTCATTATACACTTACCACCGACACACTGCTTAGTTTTCATTAAACAGAATATCCTCTTTTCCTAATAAACGTAGCAATGATTTGATCAATCAACGTATACaacgtatttaatttgtatctaTCTACATTTAACCTACAAAAGCATTTGCAACTGGCAATGTTTTGTACTCTTTCTTGTATTAGTATAGTAGCGTCAATATCTaacatatttgttaatttcagTGCGGATGGCAACTACGAGGTGACGATAATGACGAAAGCTATCCTGCACCATGACGGGAAGGTGGTGTGGAAGCCGCCGGCCATCTACAAGTCGTTCTGCGAGATCGACGTTGAGTATTTCCCCTTTGATGAGCAGACCTGCTTTATGAAGTTCGGTTCTTGGAGTTATGACGGTTATACGGTACGTTAAAAGATGTAGAATGAAAACtgttatatttagattataatttagttatacTTATGTTCAAGAAACGCTGTTTTGTGCTTCTGTAAAATCCAGTTGTGTTCATATATAACTTACTTAAACATTTCatgttcaattttattttcaagttgTATTTCGTATACAAttgagtatttataataaaaaaaaaagaaaaaatatttattgacataaaataaagtaattacatCTTTTATATGACCCACTGACTACCGAACTAGTTGGGGACTACCGAACTAGTTGTGTTTCGGTTGTCGATGGCTTCTTccttaaaaacaatgttacatttcattttatgtctacttaatgaaaaagaaaaacgaaaaaaatttgttagttGTTGTTAGAATGGGCTATATCTTAGTGTGGGCGCCGcgcatatttataattgcagTAGCAATACTTATGCAAAACaaacaacttttataaaattgaaagggaatatgcatttaaatttaaattccatGCAAATACATGcattcaattacaaaattgGATGCAAACAATCTAAAAGTATAATAGATggcatataattattcaaattcataCACTGAGATAAACATTTTCACGAAGCGGCAACACAATATCAATACAGAAAAGTATTGAAAGAATCCTGTAATTGAAGTCCCGCTTATGCATTCACCCTTTAAATACATTCCATTGAGGAAAGAGATATCGAATTTCTTTGTGTAAGTTCTTTGCTATGTCAGAAGAAATATcggcaaataataaataatacagcaTCGAATGCTGGGTGTGATAAAAGTTTGGAATACAGTTAACGACGATAGGCCTCTGAAAGACGCCGGCATCAATCGAACTGAGGAAGCCAATAAATCCTGTGGTTCCGGccttcacataaataaaactaaagctTTTTATCTGCGTCTTATGCCGTATGTATTAAGggtcacaaaaatatttttggatgTTCTCTTCCTTGTTCAGAAGAGGCTGCTGTTTtcgtatgatatattttacttaaatttgtttaaatgtcgGTGATATAAATGAACGCTTTACACTGATGGATTTTCGAGttgtttatcattatttacaaaaatgtgtgaagcatattttataaaagtttttgttgaatattgaatatttcgaaacatttttattttcaggtgGATCTAAGACATTTGAAACAGACGCCGGATTCAGACCACATAGGAATGGGCATCGACTTATCGGAGTACTATATTTCAGTGGAATGGGACATCATGCGAGTACCTGCTACgcgaaatgaaaaattttactcGTGCTGTGAAGAACCTTATCCCGACATCATTTTCAATCTTACTCTTAGAAGAAAAACGCTTTTCTACACGGTCAATCTTATCATTCCCTGCGTTGGAATCTCTTTCCTGTCAGTGTTAGTCTTCTACCTACCCTCTGACTCTGGAGAGAAGATTTCGCTTTGTATATCCATTCTTCTATCGCTGACCGTGTTCTTCTTATTGTTAGCAGAAATCATTCCGCCGACGTCGCTGACTGTTCCCTTGTTaggcaaatatttattatttacaatgatGCTAGTCACGTTGTCAGTAGTTGTCACTATCGTGGTgctaaatgtaaattttaggTCCCCAGTCACTCACAATATGGCGCCGTGGGTGCGCAAAGtctttatagattttttacctaaaatattgtgtatacAAAGACCTGAAAAACCGcccgatgatgatgatgatgatgataatgataaacCTACTGAGGTAAGATATTAATCCTCAATTCgcacttaattaaaatatcgttcaaaatatttttcctataaaataatctcaTCACCCTTACTAGcaaaaaatgctttaatatACCGGCGCagcgtttaattaaatttgtaaaataaaagaaagaagttTCACAGGGAATCCTTAAAGAAAAAACACGACAGCGTTTCTCATCGTATTTCCTTCATTCAAAACATTTCCATCGGAATTGATTCAATACAAACAGCGTGCTATTACGGAGAAATCGAAGCCGTCAACAATAACCGTTTTAATTGTCCTCAGCCGCGGGACTTTAGAAAAACGTTTTCTAAACTCATTGTGTTGAAGTGTATCGCTAAAATATCGTTTCCAGCCCAATTTCATTCCATTTCGATTTTCCTTTACTACTCAACGCCAGCGGGCTTAACGAGCGCGAGGttcttgttatttatgttcCCCTCGTGGCTGCGGACGGATCGCGATATACGAGCCGGCACGCGGCCGACACCCAAAACCTACTCGAGACTAATTGTGTGCCGGCTTAAGCTACCGATACATTGACTACGCGCCGCGCACTGACGTGTTCATTTCggacatttttttaactaagaGAAGCAAGGAATGTTCTTTCCTTGAATAATGTTGAGTTGCTCAAACTCGTTTCTTCTGTGTTATATACCCATTATTCAAGTACTTTcaattagataatttaaacaGTCTTCACGATGATTAAGATATAATACGCATAGGACTACAGAGTTAATGGAACTTTCTCTGTTTAAACGTTTGTCGAGTTATTacgtacataattaattattattttaggtgCTGACTGATGTCTTTGGTGGTGACGATATGGATGGCAAGTTCAAAGAATGGGCCTGTGAAGAATACGAGTTGCCAGGAATGCCCCCTTCTCCCCCTCCTCCTCCAGGTGGTGACGATGAGCTATTTTCCCCTCCCCCTGGATCTCCTTGTCGCTTGGACTTAGACGATGGTAGTCCGTCGTTGGAAAAGCCTTATGTTAGGGAAATGGAAAAGACTATAGAAGGATCGAGGTTTATAGCGCAACACgtgaaaaataaagataaatttgaGAGTGTAAGTATGTTTTCATCATCTTTCTAGATTATTTATGTGCGTACTCTAAATTAACTTTTCGCTTGCAGGTAGAAGATGACTGGAAGTACGTAGCAATGGTATTAGATAGAATCTTCTTATTCGCGTTTACAATAGCGTGTGTTGTCGGCACggctcttataatatttagagcGCCTACCTTTTACGACAACACGAAACCGATAGATATCCTCTATTCAAAGATTGCGAAGAAGAAGTTGGAGTTGCTCAAAATGGGTTCGGAAGGCGACCCGGGTCTCTGAAATTCGTCTTACGTCTTCGGCCACTCGCCGCCGAAGACGTTCTGGGAGCTGATCGTCATGTGGTGGCACGGATGATCCATGTAAAGCTCCCAGCAGGGAACTGTTGGCGAGGACTCGTTGTGCTCAGTGTGGTGCCACGCGCTCGGTGCGCTAGACGATTTACCGCGAGCGTTCAAACCGTCTTTTATACAAACTATTAGACTGTGTCCGTCGATAGTGAAATCGAGAAACGGAATGGGCGTTTTGTGTTTACGCCAGATCTGCCatagctatttttataataaatcgcCGATCAACGTTGCGTATAAGTCTATTTTGTATCTTCGGcatttgtttacaataattatttaatacgacGCACAACATTGGATTATCTATAGGATGATTGTTCCGACTTTTATGTTCTGAGGTGACGTCTTCGATGTATCAAAATGGATAAGGTTAAATTAAAGTAAGGTTTACTTCGAATACAATACGAGCTCAATTCAGTAatgtataagtattataaaagcaatttccAATCAACTAATTAATAGTACGACGtaaatacgtataatatttTCGTGCGAACGTCCTCAATGTGTAGGGCACGTAGTTGAAGTATTTAACATTGGtgattaaataagtattgtgaattatacatttaatattttataaactgcGTACTcgcgtaaaaataatatggacaatatgaataatatgacGATCATAATATGCCCTGTAGTTGTACTAAAAGATGTAGATATCGTTAGGTTAAATGATTAGGTATCAGAAATAATTGattctcataatattatgatgccAAATTAGTTTAACGATGACAACAATCGCGTCAGTGATATTGTTTGACTAGGTTTCGATAAAACAATTGACTGccaattgtaatatataacttttataatactcAGTATTCTTAGATAGTTTGATaactcatttaattaattacaattttaacgtGTGCCAAATATTGCCAGTTATTTCATAGTTTCGAAAATGCCAACTGATTAAGTTAAGAATTGTCgttcatttttatatgcttCTTCATAGTTTCTTACATTGCTTGCCCAAAACAATGACTGATCGTTGGATTCCGCGTCTATTCTTATCGGAAGTATCTAATTCTGTAACTATTAATAAcgtatttgtattttcaataacaatCCTAGAGTACAGGGTAAAATTAGAACACAAACTTCTCTTGATTTGTAATCTCACGATTTCACTGATTGTATTGTCTTTACACACTTAACGGCACCTTACCACTTAAAGTcttagataataaaatcattgttGAGGTTTGTGAAATtagtcatataaaatttaggtAGTCTAAAATTTTTTCCTAGATTAGAATCGGTTAGTAATTCATTTCGTTCGTACCTATCCACTTCATACTCTAAAATTTCGTAGATTGTACTTTTGGGGTCATCTTATCTAGCGCATCTTAGCGCTTCATGTTACATCACATTAACCCATTTGTAGGGTATCGTAGAATTTgtcgtaataataataataaaaaaaaaaatttcgaGCCGCGTTTTTGATATGTCAAAGTAATTCATGATTATTAGATACCTAATGATAATCTAGTTAAAtcaaagttattaatattttaataatcacagCGAGCGATAGGAAAACAGGGAATGGTATAGTGAAATAAAGCCGTATTTGTGTGATTCgtcttaaatgtttataatatgtgttgTTGAATGTGTTTAGATGTTTGTAATGTTGCAAGCAATGGCTAGTTTACATTAGATGAAATAAAGTTAGTACATACGGATGATGCTAATGCATCTTCGGACGCTCGCTAAAGGTTGAAAGAATTATAGTACTCACTGTTCCGAACGGACACAAAAATCGCTAGTAAGCAGCTCTGAGCTATGTCAGGATGATATAGGGGTAGAAATTAGGTTCGATGTGGACGTCACGTAGGTAAACCATGCGAACAGTGATAAATGGGAACTCGCGTCTAACAGATTGCTTCCCTTTTATTGGTCGATGATCGTAGGTTACTCCGTAAGACCGGTCTCGGAGCTGTCTGCCTCAATCACGGTTCAAAGGAATTTTTGAATGGAattgttcaataatttaacTGTAAGTACGTCACATATATTAATCGAAGTAGGAATGTGCTATTGCACGCACCGAAACACACCAAATTAGCATTATTATCAGTAACATACTGTTAGTTAAGTCCACAGGCTTCCCACACTGTTCCGTgattatctaatttaaatgtagataTTTGCTAGAAAATAAACGGtctgttgttatttttatatgaatacaagtaaaataattagattttcTAAACACCATAGACTAATAAGACGTGAATATTTATGTCTGATAAAATGGATATACTAGATGGAAGTAAGATGTATGGTACGAAAtgtgtatttgtaaatataactcCATAAGGGAGAGttagtgtaataaaaatggaagTTTATTACTTTCGATGTATTACtcatattgcaataaaaattcgaGAGATAAGCAATGCGTACATTTTGTTACGAAACTTGATGTGAGTGTGTTTATAATGTAGACCCGTAGTTTGGTTGTAAATGAATGAGCTAAGCCGATACAACGATTACTATCTTATAATATGAGATGACTTGTGCGTGGATTATTACGTTTGTCTCTTAGTTTTGTAGTCGTCTTAGCTCAGGTATAGTTTATGTAAACGTTGACATTGTTGTCGAAGCGAATTGGTTTAAACCTCATTTGTGTCTGAAAGACTCGTTCGTAGATTAAAGATTGTTTTCACATTGTGTGTTGTGTTGAAATTTCGTGAGAATCGTACAGTTAAAGGTCTGTACCATTTCGGGTGATAAACGGgtatatattagtagtatttCGTATAGATGGTGGTAGATaggagaaaataaaattacgctAGTTCTTCAGTAATAAGTATTCAAATGAGAACGTCTAAATTATAAGTAGATACATTAGCTTCTCAATGTTTTTTAGAGTTAGTCGACGAATGAGTCGGCTCGATAGCCCGATGCTAGATAAATTCGCtggaatttattgttttaatacttatcatattttaaatccataataaacatttgttattattgatctcccataaaatatattaaattacacatGCAAATACTTTTAactgaaaatattacacattttttattattctgtagNNNNNNNNNNNNNNNNNNNNNNNNNNNNNNNNNNNNNNNNNNNNNNNNNNNNNNNNNNNNNNNNNNNNNNNNNNNNNNNNNNNNNNNNNNNNNNNNNNNNNNNNNNNNNNNNNNNNNNNNNNNNNNNNNNNNNNNNNNNNNNNNNNNNNNNNNNNNNNNNNNNNNNNNNNNNNNNNNNNNNNNNNNNNNNNNNNNNNNNNNNNNNNNNNNNNNNNNNNNNNNNNNNNNNNNNNNNNNNNNNNNNNNNNNNNNNNNNNNNNNNNNNNNNNNNNNNNNNNNNNNNNNNNNNNNNNNNNNNNNNNNNNNNNNNNNNNNNNNNNNNNNNNNNNNNNNNNNNN is a genomic window containing:
- the LOC119839597 gene encoding acetylcholine receptor subunit alpha-like 1 yields the protein MVLAFVVGVLCVCGRLSVANPEAKRLYDDLLSNYNRLIRPVGNNSDRLTVKMGLRLSQLIDVNLKNQIMTTNVWVEQEWNDYKLKWNPDDYGGVDTLHVPSEHIWLPDIVLYNNADGNYEVTIMTKAILHHDGKVVWKPPAIYKSFCEIDVEYFPFDEQTCFMKFGSWSYDGYTVDLRHLKQTPDSDHIGMGIDLSEYYISVEWDIMRVPATRNEKFYSCCEEPYPDIIFNLTLRRKTLFYTVNLIIPCVGISFLSVLVFYLPSDSGEKISLCISILLSLTVFFLLLAEIIPPTSLTVPLLGKYLLFTMMLVTLSVVVTIVVLNVNFRSPVTHNMAPWVRKVFIDFLPKILCIQRPEKPPDDDDDDDNDKPTEVLTDVFGGDDMDGKFKEWACEEYELPGMPPSPPPPPGGDDELFSPPPGSPCRLDLDDGSPSLEKPYVREMEKTIEGSRFIAQHVKNKDKFESVEDDWKYVAMVLDRIFLFAFTIACVVGTALIIFRAPTFYDNTKPIDILYSKIAKKKLELLKMGSEGDPGL